In Aminivibrio pyruvatiphilus, one DNA window encodes the following:
- the plsY gene encoding glycerol-3-phosphate 1-O-acyltransferase PlsY → MNSLFWIIFGYLAGSFPTGYLAARAVKGVDIRTFGSGNVGATNVGRLMGKKWAVAVTLADMIKASVGILCARAAGVDDSWTIAFTGFSGVCGHNFPLWLGFRGGKGVASTYGVVFFLHPPISFFLAPAGGIIWFALLKLKGYVSLASLISLWCLPVIAALLSFPLPFLLLLTSLAVLSTVRHRENILRLFEGKESSFKK, encoded by the coding sequence ATGAACTCCCTGTTCTGGATAATATTCGGGTATCTCGCTGGCTCCTTCCCCACCGGCTATCTTGCGGCCCGGGCGGTCAAGGGAGTGGACATACGGACTTTCGGCTCAGGAAACGTGGGTGCCACCAACGTGGGACGACTCATGGGGAAAAAATGGGCGGTGGCGGTGACCCTTGCAGATATGATCAAGGCCTCCGTCGGTATTCTGTGTGCCCGCGCCGCCGGCGTGGATGATTCCTGGACCATAGCCTTCACCGGGTTCTCAGGAGTCTGCGGTCACAATTTCCCCCTGTGGCTCGGTTTCCGGGGCGGGAAGGGCGTCGCTTCCACCTACGGCGTCGTGTTTTTTCTCCATCCGCCCATCTCCTTTTTCCTGGCCCCTGCAGGAGGAATCATCTGGTTCGCCCTGCTGAAACTGAAGGGATATGTTTCTCTTGCGTCCCTCATTTCTCTCTGGTGCCTTCCCGTCATCGCAGCCCTTCTTTCGTTCCCTCTGCCCTTCCTCCTTCTGCTCACGTCCCTGGCGGTCCTTTCCACCGTCAGGCACCGGGAGAACATCCTCCGTCTTTTTGAAGGAAAGGAAAGCAGCTTCAAAAAATAA